The proteins below come from a single Rosa rugosa chromosome 2, drRosRugo1.1, whole genome shotgun sequence genomic window:
- the LOC133732900 gene encoding zinc finger protein ZAT12-like codes for MKRGREDDQQTLDLVNCLMLLSKVDQNDSSSIKKQKISDRVFVCKTCNREFSSFQALGGHRASHKKPSGADQLQLAQPSSPAKPKKHGCPICGMEFAVGQALGGHMRRHRDVMSSAAERIRAAAVPVLKKSNSSKRVSCLNLDLNLAPPGYPHLYDLTELQLTS; via the coding sequence ATGAAGAGAGGCAGAGAAGATGATCAGCAGACCCTGGATTTGGTCAATTGTTTGATGCTACTATCCAAAGTAGACCAAAATGACTCCTCCtcaatcaaaaaacaaaagatcTCGGACCGTGTCTTTGTTTGTAAGACGTGTAATCGGGAGTTCTCGTCGTTCCAAGCCCTCGGAGGCCATAGAGCGAGCCACAAGAAACCGAGCGGTGCAGACCAGTTACAGCTTGCACAGCCGAGCTCGCCGGCAAAGCCCAAGAAGCACGGGTGTCCGATCTGCGGGATGGAATTCGCAGTTGGTCAAGCGCTTGGGGGACACATGAGGAGACATAGAGATGTTATGAGTTCTGCTGCGGAAAGGATTCGAGCGGCAGCTGTGCCGGTATTGAAGAAATCAAATAGTAGTAAAAGGGTATCGTGCTTGAATCTGGATTTGAATTTGGCACCGCCGGGATATCCGCATCTTTATGATTTGACAGAGTTGCAGTTAACTTCTTAA